Proteins encoded by one window of Filimonas effusa:
- a CDS encoding helix-turn-helix domain-containing protein: MSIETTRLPIRFSCYFTRSRSGEQFVPEHTIGYVVSGKLEVNDGTEAVSFREGDLYFCRRNRLGKYTKHPGESGEFRSISIFFEQGTLRNFSMNYGYTSGGMTAGKSFQHLPAPSVLSHYMESLKVYESLLKEQGKGELLLVKQHEALLLLLQLKPEVKDILFDFSVPGKIDLEAFMVRNYHFNVDLKRFAYLTGRSLSTFKRDFEKVFHLTPSRWLLQRRLQEAHYLIKEQKKAASDIYLDLGFEDLSHFSYAFKKQYGIAPSFV, from the coding sequence ATGAGCATAGAGACCACCAGACTTCCCATCCGTTTCTCCTGTTATTTTACGAGGAGCAGGTCCGGGGAGCAGTTTGTTCCTGAACATACAATCGGATATGTAGTGTCGGGGAAACTGGAAGTAAATGACGGAACAGAAGCTGTTTCCTTTCGGGAAGGGGACTTGTATTTCTGCCGCAGGAACCGGCTGGGGAAGTACACGAAACATCCCGGAGAAAGCGGAGAATTCCGGTCTATCTCTATTTTCTTTGAGCAGGGCACCCTGCGTAATTTCAGCATGAACTATGGTTATACGTCAGGAGGCATGACCGCGGGAAAATCGTTTCAACATTTACCTGCGCCTTCGGTATTAAGTCATTATATGGAATCGCTTAAGGTTTATGAATCGCTGCTAAAAGAGCAGGGGAAGGGAGAATTGCTGCTGGTAAAGCAACATGAAGCGTTGTTGCTATTGTTGCAATTAAAGCCGGAAGTGAAAGATATTCTCTTTGACTTTTCGGTACCGGGCAAGATAGACCTCGAAGCTTTTATGGTGCGCAACTATCATTTCAATGTAGATCTGAAGCGGTTCGCCTATCTTACAGGAAGGAGCCTGTCGACCTTTAAGCGTGATTTTGAGAAGGTATTTCATCTTACGCCCAGCCGCTGGCTATTACAGCGGAGATTACAGGAAGCGCACTATCTTATAAAAGAGCAGAAGAAAGCTGCATCGGATATTTATCTTGACCTGGGATTTGAAGACCTTTCGCACTTTTCGTATGCCTTTAAGAAGCAGTATGGTATTGCGCCTTCCTTTGTTTAA
- a CDS encoding MgtC/SapB family protein, with protein MDYEIALRLLLAALWGGIVGAEREYRSKSAGFRTMIMISMGSCFFTIMSLLIGGGNNPDRIAANIVTGIGFLGAGVIFKENNNKVQGITTAATIWSVAAVGMGIGGGYYMAAAGASLLILAVLAILHSWENVIDKLNQVRVYSLECNYAPDALDYFEQLISSGQMKFKLLKQLKTSEKLLLVWEVQGHEKKHRKLATTLMNDPRVARFEQ; from the coding sequence ATGGACTACGAAATAGCATTACGACTCCTCCTGGCAGCCCTGTGGGGTGGAATTGTAGGAGCGGAAAGAGAATATCGCAGTAAATCCGCAGGATTTAGAACAATGATAATGATCTCTATGGGATCATGTTTCTTTACTATAATGTCTTTATTGATTGGAGGGGGAAATAACCCCGATAGAATTGCTGCCAATATTGTAACAGGTATCGGCTTCCTGGGCGCTGGCGTTATTTTTAAAGAAAATAATAATAAAGTGCAGGGTATTACTACCGCCGCAACAATATGGTCTGTTGCGGCAGTAGGTATGGGTATTGGTGGTGGTTATTATATGGCGGCAGCAGGTGCCAGCCTTCTTATCCTGGCAGTGCTGGCGATTCTTCATTCCTGGGAGAATGTGATCGATAAACTCAACCAGGTAAGAGTCTATTCGCTTGAATGCAACTATGCTCCCGACGCCCTCGATTATTTTGAACAGTTGATCAGCTCCGGTCAAATGAAATTTAAATTGCTCAAACAGCTGAAAACTTCAGAGAAGCTTTTGTTGGTATGGGAAGTACAGGGACACGAAAAAAAACACCGGAAATTGGCCACTACGCTAATGAATGATCCCAGGGTAGCACGCTTTGAACAGTAA
- a CDS encoding LytR/AlgR family response regulator transcription factor — protein MKVLIVEDEDLAAVTLQNALLRINPAVQVAAILGTVEAAAAWLTNNTPDLIFMDIHLGDGESFRIFQLVTIECPVIFTTAYDQYTLKAFKHQGIDYLLKPFNEADIRGALNKLEMLRRSATATDTVQSSRHPDASPAEQAALTSPAPFSGTPAIRLRNRFLVKIGRIIKTIALEEVAYFMASDKYLFMITKDQQHYIIEETIASLEPQLNPELFFRINRKFIIQVKAIKEMHKLPRNRVKVVLSPPPPENVEIVVSEERAEDFKQWLDT, from the coding sequence ATGAAAGTATTAATTGTTGAGGATGAAGACCTGGCGGCGGTAACGCTACAAAATGCATTACTGCGTATTAATCCTGCAGTTCAGGTTGCCGCAATTCTTGGCACAGTAGAGGCCGCCGCCGCGTGGCTTACAAATAATACCCCGGATCTCATTTTCATGGATATTCACCTTGGCGACGGCGAAAGTTTCCGCATCTTTCAGCTCGTCACCATAGAATGCCCCGTCATTTTTACCACAGCCTACGATCAATATACGCTTAAAGCCTTCAAACACCAGGGCATCGACTACCTGCTGAAACCCTTTAATGAGGCTGATATAAGAGGAGCCCTCAATAAACTGGAAATGCTCCGCCGGTCCGCAACGGCAACGGATACAGTCCAGTCGTCCCGCCATCCAGACGCATCGCCTGCTGAACAGGCTGCTCTAACATCCCCTGCACCCTTCTCTGGCACACCTGCTATCCGTCTTCGGAACCGGTTCCTCGTAAAAATTGGCCGCATCATCAAAACAATAGCACTGGAAGAAGTAGCGTATTTCATGGCGTCCGATAAATACCTCTTCATGATCACAAAAGATCAGCAGCATTATATCATTGAAGAAACGATCGCGAGTCTTGAGCCCCAGCTCAATCCGGAATTGTTCTTTCGCATCAACAGGAAATTTATCATCCAGGTGAAAGCTATAAAGGAAATGCATAAACTTCCCCGTAACCGCGTAAAAGTGGTGCTTTCCCCGCCGCCGCCGGAAAATGTTGAAATCGTAGTAAGTGAAGAAAGAGCCGAAGACTTTAAACAATGGCTCGATACCTGA
- a CDS encoding RagB/SusD family nutrient uptake outer membrane protein, with protein MNRIIKLTTALLLIITASSCKKYLDIEPVGRVIPKTAEDFRGLLTSAYGHFPEHKSLLALRTDETVLDEWATDYPSAKGIYTWNDATPDAATFQFQYVQFYTVIFNANHVIAEIENEAGKTTETDQIKGEAFLLRAYCHFELLNLYAKPYNKATAASDRGIPMSLKIDLEQNYAPSTVEEVYTQILSDIADGQKLLNVATFETGKNYRFTTRAAWALLARVREFRGEWEQALQATEQALTLNDKLEDLNASSRLPSHYQSVENIMSLEKAFNLRGVALISDHLLGIYDRTNDLRFPLYFSRSGGDYASLKGGDNALKITFRNGELYLIRAEAALHANNKALALQSLLALKAKRLKPAYYQTEATRISTLGNEALAQEILNERERELALEGHRWYDLRRYGQPGITHFTGGEEFTLKQNDPRYTLRFPKDALASNPNLQ; from the coding sequence ATGAACAGAATCATAAAACTTACAACAGCGCTCCTGCTTATTATTACCGCAAGCAGCTGCAAAAAATACCTGGATATAGAACCGGTTGGACGTGTTATCCCGAAAACTGCAGAAGATTTCAGGGGACTGTTAACCTCCGCTTATGGTCACTTCCCCGAACATAAGTCTCTCCTGGCTTTACGTACCGATGAAACGGTCCTCGATGAGTGGGCTACCGACTATCCCAGCGCTAAAGGCATTTACACCTGGAACGATGCAACGCCCGATGCGGCAACTTTCCAGTTTCAGTATGTCCAGTTCTATACGGTTATCTTTAATGCCAACCATGTAATTGCCGAAATAGAAAACGAAGCCGGTAAAACCACAGAAACAGATCAGATCAAAGGTGAGGCATTTTTATTACGCGCCTATTGTCATTTTGAACTGTTGAACCTCTATGCCAAGCCATACAATAAAGCCACAGCAGCTTCAGACAGAGGTATCCCCATGTCTCTGAAAATAGACCTGGAGCAAAACTACGCTCCTTCAACAGTTGAAGAGGTGTACACGCAAATTCTCTCCGATATTGCAGACGGTCAGAAACTGCTGAATGTGGCAACTTTCGAGACAGGTAAAAACTATCGCTTTACCACACGCGCCGCATGGGCGCTATTGGCGAGGGTACGTGAATTCAGAGGCGAATGGGAACAGGCGCTGCAGGCAACTGAACAGGCGTTGACGCTGAACGATAAACTCGAAGATCTTAACGCTTCTTCCAGGTTGCCCAGCCACTATCAGTCAGTAGAGAATATCATGTCTTTGGAAAAAGCCTTCAACTTGCGTGGAGTAGCACTGATCTCCGATCATCTGCTGGGGATCTATGACCGTACAAACGACCTCCGCTTTCCGCTGTATTTCAGTAGGTCCGGCGGTGATTATGCTTCTCTGAAAGGTGGCGACAACGCTCTGAAGATAACTTTCCGTAATGGAGAACTTTACCTCATCCGCGCCGAAGCTGCACTCCACGCAAACAATAAAGCCCTGGCGCTGCAAAGCTTGCTGGCATTGAAAGCAAAACGCCTGAAGCCTGCTTACTATCAAACAGAAGCTACCCGCATCAGCACTCTTGGCAATGAAGCGCTGGCGCAGGAGATCCTCAACGAAAGAGAAAGAGAGCTGGCCCTTGAAGGTCACCGCTGGTACGATCTCCGCCGTTATGGCCAGCCCGGAATAACGCATTTCACCGGCGGAGAAGAGTTCACGCTTAAACAGAATGACCCCAGGTATACCTTGCGTTTCCCTAAAGATGCGCTGGCAAGCAATCCAAACCTGCAATGA
- a CDS encoding SusC/RagA family TonB-linked outer membrane protein, with protein sequence MSRRLLVFLLLLAASFTGFGQDQTTVTGQVLSEENGKPVPGASVFVDNSPIGEQAGPDVIQNAVIGAVTDVNGRFTLKVPAGTAYLKVSSMGYNTILVNILNKKNISIRLASEKNNLSEVIVNGYTNIAKRKNTTATAKIEIDKIRQTGVSGVDQMLEGQIAGVSVTTLNGGPNGAPQIRIRGNASLTAQDPLWVLDGIPLEGTNMPVIYDKDNIDQLRNLPIAGINPDDIADITILKDAAATAIYGARASNGVIVITTKKGKKGPVAISFSANTFIAERPNFNKLNLMNAAEKVDFELGVAANPELTYRPNQGAVTRILNNAGELGTFRTNGFAGLSSATQQAINALKLTNTDWGKEIYQTPANQQYGLNLSGGNDQANYYFSAGYYDERGTTIGTGLKRYNITLKTDVNISSKLSFGAALFASKSDRKSYLTEVDAFTSPSRYSRNVNPYLSVKDANGNYIYDQDIQGTGNLTGDVYIPFNITEERDNTKYKLSNGSLKGLFNVNYKILPGLKLRSELGLQFEEISAEKFAGTNSYFLRKLKESTRYYNSATRQYEYFLPAGGTIQNQNTSFFQYNWKNVLEFNKVINQKHEIDVMVGSELRRNKNTDLQTKGFGYNEKTLTNQTIVFPNSDFASYSSFRPYQKTFAENAFASAYATVSYTYDRKYTAYGSIRYDGSDLFGVDPKYKYLPIYSISGAWNVREEDFLRSASAISNLRIRASYGLQGNIDKYTSPFIVGSYEPINVLPGNNETGVNVTTPPNNKLRWEKTATVNVGFDLGLFNNRIQVIADYYNRNGKDLIGTEMLQLENGFNNTKSNFARINNKGIELSISTHNIVTKNFQWSTDFNIARNKSRMIRQKAAPSDFMPSKEGYPINALFVLKTAGLDANGIPQFLQNGRVTSLEDFYQLYDPYADIFPGELLDTRLDRAGFQSLFSYAGDMDPKFTGGLINRFRLGGFDLAISALFKLDQWKLAAPSYNPAAVDRGQNYARSVSSLPPAFGKESYNGERWMAYTWMNSQDPINSYRMLDIFAKKISYVRINSIRLGYNLPASVARKVKAGNIKLTVESRNPFVFGTNYDGYFDPETYGDIYAQPVTRSISFGLNATF encoded by the coding sequence ATGAGCAGACGACTACTAGTGTTTTTATTACTGCTGGCCGCATCCTTTACAGGTTTTGGCCAGGACCAGACTACTGTTACAGGTCAGGTACTGTCGGAAGAAAACGGCAAACCTGTTCCCGGCGCATCCGTATTTGTCGACAACTCCCCTATTGGCGAACAGGCTGGCCCCGATGTCATCCAGAACGCTGTGATAGGTGCAGTGACCGATGTCAACGGCCGCTTTACCTTGAAAGTGCCCGCAGGCACTGCATACCTGAAAGTGAGTTCTATGGGTTACAATACCATCCTGGTAAATATTCTGAATAAAAAGAATATCTCTATCAGGCTCGCTTCCGAAAAAAATAACCTCTCCGAAGTCATCGTGAACGGTTATACCAACATCGCGAAACGTAAGAATACTACGGCTACAGCTAAAATCGAAATCGATAAGATCAGGCAAACAGGCGTATCCGGCGTAGACCAGATGCTCGAAGGCCAGATCGCCGGCGTATCCGTTACCACCCTCAATGGTGGCCCCAACGGCGCTCCTCAGATCAGGATCCGTGGTAACGCTTCTCTTACTGCCCAGGACCCGCTGTGGGTCCTCGATGGTATCCCGTTGGAAGGAACCAATATGCCTGTCATTTACGATAAAGACAACATCGACCAGCTGCGCAACCTGCCCATCGCAGGTATCAACCCCGACGATATCGCCGATATCACCATTCTTAAAGACGCTGCAGCAACAGCTATCTATGGCGCCCGCGCCTCCAACGGTGTAATTGTAATAACTACCAAAAAGGGTAAAAAAGGACCGGTAGCCATTAGCTTTAGTGCCAATACGTTCATTGCCGAACGTCCAAACTTTAACAAGCTCAATCTCATGAATGCTGCTGAAAAAGTAGATTTTGAACTGGGCGTTGCTGCAAATCCTGAACTTACCTACAGACCCAACCAGGGTGCCGTTACGCGTATTCTTAACAATGCAGGAGAACTGGGTACCTTCAGAACCAATGGCTTTGCGGGTTTAAGCAGCGCCACCCAACAGGCGATCAATGCACTTAAATTAACCAATACCGATTGGGGAAAAGAGATCTATCAAACACCTGCCAACCAGCAATATGGTCTTAACCTCTCCGGTGGCAACGATCAGGCGAACTATTATTTCTCCGCAGGTTATTATGACGAAAGAGGTACTACGATAGGAACAGGACTAAAAAGGTATAATATCACCCTAAAAACCGATGTGAATATATCTTCCAAACTGAGCTTCGGCGCAGCATTATTCGCCTCTAAATCCGATCGTAAAAGTTATCTCACCGAGGTCGACGCATTTACTAGTCCTTCCCGTTATTCCCGGAATGTAAACCCCTACCTGTCCGTTAAGGATGCCAACGGTAACTACATTTATGATCAGGATATTCAGGGTACAGGTAACCTTACAGGCGACGTATACATCCCATTCAATATTACGGAAGAGCGTGACAATACAAAATATAAACTCAGCAATGGTAGCCTGAAAGGATTGTTTAACGTTAATTACAAAATCCTTCCCGGCCTTAAACTACGCTCCGAATTAGGCCTCCAGTTCGAAGAAATAAGCGCAGAAAAATTCGCAGGTACAAACTCTTACTTCCTGCGTAAACTGAAAGAATCTACCAGGTATTATAATTCCGCTACAAGGCAATATGAATATTTCCTGCCTGCAGGCGGCACCATCCAGAATCAGAACACATCTTTCTTCCAGTATAACTGGAAAAATGTGCTCGAGTTCAATAAGGTGATCAACCAGAAACATGAGATCGATGTAATGGTAGGCTCTGAATTGAGAAGGAACAAGAATACCGACCTTCAAACCAAAGGCTTTGGTTACAATGAGAAAACCCTCACCAACCAAACCATCGTTTTCCCGAACAGTGATTTTGCCTCCTATTCAAGCTTTCGCCCTTACCAGAAGACATTTGCAGAAAATGCCTTCGCATCAGCCTATGCAACGGTATCATATACCTACGATCGTAAATATACCGCCTACGGTAGCATCCGTTACGATGGCTCCGATCTGTTTGGTGTAGATCCTAAGTATAAGTACCTGCCCATCTACTCTATCTCTGGCGCCTGGAACGTCAGGGAAGAAGATTTCCTGAGATCGGCATCTGCAATCTCTAACCTGCGCATCCGCGCCTCTTACGGTCTTCAGGGTAATATCGATAAATATACATCACCCTTTATCGTTGGTTCTTATGAGCCGATTAACGTATTACCCGGGAATAACGAAACCGGCGTGAACGTTACAACCCCGCCCAATAACAAACTGCGCTGGGAAAAAACAGCAACGGTTAACGTCGGCTTCGACCTCGGCTTGTTCAATAACAGGATCCAGGTAATTGCCGACTATTATAACAGGAATGGCAAGGACTTAATTGGTACCGAAATGCTCCAGCTGGAAAATGGTTTTAATAATACCAAATCCAACTTCGCAAGAATTAATAACAAGGGCATTGAGCTGAGTATCTCCACACACAATATCGTTACCAAAAACTTTCAATGGTCAACCGACTTTAACATCGCCCGCAATAAAAGCAGGATGATCAGGCAAAAAGCAGCGCCCAGCGACTTTATGCCCTCAAAAGAAGGTTATCCCATTAATGCATTGTTTGTGCTGAAAACAGCAGGACTCGATGCCAACGGAATTCCTCAGTTTCTTCAGAATGGCAGGGTTACCAGCCTCGAAGATTTCTATCAGCTCTACGATCCTTATGCCGATATCTTCCCCGGAGAATTACTGGATACACGTCTCGACCGCGCAGGGTTCCAGAGTCTGTTCTCTTATGCCGGCGACATGGATCCTAAATTTACCGGTGGTTTGATCAACCGTTTCCGCTTGGGTGGTTTCGATCTTGCCATCTCCGCACTCTTTAAACTGGATCAATGGAAACTGGCTGCGCCTTCCTATAATCCTGCTGCCGTTGATCGCGGTCAGAACTATGCAAGGTCTGTCAGCAGTCTGCCTCCTGCATTTGGTAAAGAAAGCTACAATGGTGAAAGATGGATGGCCTATACCTGGATGAACAGCCAGGATCCTATCAACAGCTACAGGATGCTCGACATCTTTGCGAAAAAGATCAGCTACGTACGTATCAACAGCATCAGGCTCGGGTATAATCTCCCCGCTTCCGTTGCACGCAAAGTAAAAGCCGGTAACATTAAACTTACTGTTGAAAGCAGGAATCCTTTTGTATTCGGCACCAATTACGATGGATACTTCGATCCCGAAACTTATGGCGACATCTATGCACAGCCCGTTACAAGAAGTATCTCTTTCGGTTTAAATGCCACCTTTTAA
- a CDS encoding zinc-dependent metalloprotease has product MILKKAPLLTALICLPFSGIFAQKSRKHSRNIQKDSVAAAKQDPKDSASQSNPKSYQTLLKNAKTQSGIFKVHQVENDYYFEIPLSLLEKDFLLVNKISSVPMAVNELGVNKGMNNNNKVVRFSVNRLAKTVWVKTIDPQVESPEGDAITSSVRDNYIGSVIENFKIETWAPDSSAVVIKVNKVFDGTEKSFNDVFDDLTIGGSAKTALSGIEQVKAFSQNLVVRSLLSTSFTGEGSAYPISIAVTTNLLLLPEQPMRPRFGDNRVGFFSTPRWYFSDSQQKVETRELITRWRLEPKAEDRQRYLAGELVEPQKPIIFYIDPSTPPQWRPFIMQGINDWQKAFEAAGFKNAIQAKLVTDSADFDVDDVRYSVVTYAASSKSNAMGPAVVDPRSGEILESDVIWWHNVMTSLQYWMRIQTGIIDSAARKNNFSTQQMGQAIRFVSSHEIGHTLGLKHNMGASAAYPVDSLRSPAFTSRMGGTAPSIMDYARFNYVAQPGDNIKEITPSIGVYDIYAIAWGYRWCGVDSNPWKEWELQKKWIAKHQNDPLYHYGEQQDSRNVIDPRAQSEDIGDDAMKASEYGLKNLRRLVPQITQWAAEPGDSYEQAGKLYMAAIGQWETYANHVMSNIGGYYLENPVAGDGKNAYTPVPKSIQQRAFNYLKDQAFKLPEWLFAPDLLAKTFAIQSSPVGSIEYGPYSIKRNKQYDLFYNLVSDSRLARLFEMESVYGSDKVYTAATLLKSIRNAAFAPTLQARSLSIDERTTQQNYVDVLMVSSDKLLEKINKRAVAPNLPQHCDLTPGAFRQSENSLRSINVTSLARTSAVSAAKRGELVRILNILEKSKTQGNEETQNHYLDLILRIRKHLTMD; this is encoded by the coding sequence ATGATTTTGAAAAAGGCTCCATTGTTAACTGCTTTGATATGCCTTCCGTTCTCAGGCATATTCGCACAAAAATCGCGTAAGCATTCCCGCAATATTCAAAAGGATAGTGTTGCTGCTGCAAAGCAGGACCCGAAAGATAGCGCCAGTCAAAGCAATCCGAAAAGTTATCAGACCCTTCTCAAAAACGCAAAAACACAAAGCGGCATCTTCAAAGTCCACCAGGTCGAAAATGACTACTACTTCGAGATCCCGTTAAGTCTCCTCGAAAAAGACTTCCTCCTTGTAAATAAAATTTCCTCCGTGCCAATGGCCGTCAATGAATTGGGCGTCAACAAAGGCATGAATAACAATAACAAGGTTGTTCGCTTTAGCGTAAACAGATTGGCTAAAACAGTCTGGGTGAAAACAATCGACCCCCAGGTTGAATCACCCGAAGGCGATGCCATCACCAGTTCCGTTCGTGATAACTATATCGGCTCTGTTATCGAAAACTTTAAAATAGAAACCTGGGCGCCGGATTCTTCAGCCGTTGTCATTAAGGTCAACAAAGTTTTCGATGGAACGGAAAAAAGCTTCAACGACGTCTTTGACGATCTAACTATTGGTGGAAGTGCCAAAACAGCATTGTCGGGTATAGAGCAGGTAAAAGCATTTTCGCAGAACCTGGTAGTCCGCTCCTTGCTGAGTACTTCTTTTACAGGCGAAGGCAGTGCTTACCCCATCAGTATTGCCGTGACAACCAACCTGCTCCTGCTGCCGGAGCAGCCCATGCGTCCGCGTTTCGGTGATAACCGTGTCGGCTTCTTCTCCACACCACGCTGGTACTTCTCCGATAGCCAGCAGAAAGTGGAAACCCGCGAACTCATCACCCGGTGGCGCCTCGAACCTAAAGCGGAAGATCGGCAACGTTACCTCGCAGGTGAGCTCGTAGAACCACAAAAACCAATCATTTTTTATATCGATCCCTCTACGCCCCCGCAGTGGCGCCCTTTCATCATGCAGGGCATCAACGACTGGCAAAAAGCTTTCGAAGCAGCAGGTTTCAAAAATGCCATCCAGGCAAAACTGGTGACCGACTCGGCAGACTTCGATGTAGATGATGTTCGCTATTCTGTTGTAACCTACGCAGCATCCTCTAAATCCAATGCAATGGGCCCCGCAGTAGTAGATCCGCGCTCAGGTGAGATCCTCGAATCTGATGTCATCTGGTGGCATAACGTAATGACGTCCCTTCAGTATTGGATGCGCATTCAAACCGGGATCATCGATTCCGCTGCCAGGAAAAACAACTTCAGTACACAGCAAATGGGACAGGCTATCCGCTTTGTTTCCTCTCACGAAATAGGACATACGCTTGGCCTCAAACACAATATGGGTGCCTCGGCAGCCTACCCCGTAGATTCACTGCGCTCTCCCGCATTTACTTCCCGCATGGGCGGTACAGCTCCGTCTATCATGGACTACGCCCGTTTTAACTACGTCGCGCAGCCCGGCGATAATATAAAGGAAATAACGCCTTCCATAGGTGTTTATGATATCTATGCCATCGCCTGGGGATATCGCTGGTGTGGTGTCGACAGCAACCCCTGGAAAGAATGGGAGCTGCAAAAGAAATGGATCGCCAAACATCAGAACGATCCCCTCTATCACTACGGCGAACAACAGGATAGCAGGAATGTCATCGACCCCCGCGCTCAATCCGAAGATATTGGTGACGACGCCATGAAGGCCAGCGAATATGGCTTGAAAAACCTTCGCCGCCTGGTGCCACAAATTACCCAATGGGCAGCCGAACCCGGCGACTCCTATGAGCAGGCAGGTAAATTATACATGGCCGCGATAGGGCAGTGGGAAACCTATGCAAACCACGTCATGTCTAATATTGGTGGCTACTACCTCGAAAACCCGGTAGCAGGCGATGGCAAAAATGCCTACACTCCCGTTCCCAAATCCATACAGCAACGTGCTTTCAATTACCTGAAAGACCAGGCATTTAAACTGCCTGAATGGCTGTTTGCCCCGGACTTGCTGGCTAAAACCTTCGCCATACAATCCTCTCCGGTCGGATCTATCGAATACGGCCCCTACAGCATCAAACGGAATAAACAATACGATCTGTTCTACAATCTCGTGAGCGATAGCCGTCTGGCTCGCCTCTTTGAGATGGAATCGGTGTATGGAAGTGATAAGGTGTACACAGCGGCTACGCTGCTTAAATCCATCCGCAACGCTGCTTTCGCTCCCACACTGCAGGCCCGCTCTCTTTCCATCGATGAACGTACAACGCAACAGAACTATGTCGATGTCTTAATGGTGAGTAGTGATAAACTGCTCGAAAAGATCAACAAAAGAGCAGTGGCGCCAAATCTCCCTCAACACTGTGACCTCACACCGGGAGCTTTCCGCCAGTCAGAAAACAGTCTCCGCAGCATTAATGTCACATCCCTGGCCAGAACCTCGGCAGTCAGCGCTGCAAAAAGGGGAGAACTCGTCAGGATACTTAATATTTTAGAAAAAAGCAAAACTCAAGGCAACGAAGAAACCCAAAACCATTACCTCGACCTGATCCTACGCATCAGGAAGCATTTAACAATGGATTAA